The DNA region CGTGGCCATTTCTGGCGTGCTGCAGCAATTGCCGAACCGCATGACCATCTCCGGCCATACCGACGGCTCACAGCCCGGCGGCCGTTACGCCTCGAACTTTGAACTGAGCGCCGCCCGCGCCAACGAGGCCCGCCGCATCATCGCCGCCCAAGGCATCCCGTCCGAACGCTTCTACGAAGTCGCCGGCCGCGCTGACAGCGAACCCATGTTCATTGACGACCCGAGCCTGCCCGGCAATCGCCGCATCGCCATCACGCTGCTGCGCGAAGCGCCGCCGCTGCCAACCGATCATTCTTTGTAAACCACACCGCCACACGCGGCCTTAACTGGGCCCCGTGCACAATGCGGCCATGTCGACCATCGTGACCAATTCCCGGCGCGCGGTTCAGGACCATTTTGAACCCGAAGCCATGCTCGATCCCCAAGAGCAACGCCGCTTGCGCGGCCATCTCGATCAGATCGACTACGCCGCCTTCGCCGCCAACCGCGAAGTCATCGGCAAAACCCTCGGCGCCACGGACATGGCGAAGTTCGAGCGCTTGGCCGTCTGCGCCGCGCACGCGCGCGCTGAATGGGTGGGCGCAGCGCTTGCCGTCACCGAACACACGCACACGCCGAGCGACGCCGAGATCGCCCGCCTCGCCGCTTTGCGCACAGCTTATGACGAGCTGGCCGAAGCCTACGAAGCCATGCGCCGCATGGTCGAGCGCGGCTATTTGAGCTTCAGCGCAAATAAGTAAGTCGGAGCTCGGGTCTTCAGACCCGCGTCAGCGCAACCTTTCAGGCCGGAGCAAAAACGCGCGTCTGAAGACGCGCGCTCCACGCGCTCTATCCCACACCAAACCCCACAAAAACCCAAGCGCCACAATGCCCGGCGCAAAATCAATCCGCCCCTCCGCCGGCGCGCATGCAATCGCGCCCATGAACCAGATCCCTTCCTCCTCACCAAGCAAAAGCTCGACCGCTACGGCGCGGCGCTCTTTGCTTGGCTGGCGTGGGCGGCGTTTCCGGTCATGCGTTTGGGCGTCAACGCGCATCGCAGCAAACGCCTGAAGCGCGTCATCGCGCGCTGCGAGCGTTTCGTGCACGCCTTTCTCATCTGCAGCGCGCTCTCGCGCGTGCATCGCGCCAGGCACGCAAGCCCGATCAATGCGGCGCCCGGCCTCCACATCGGCAAACCACATCTGCGCTTGCTCGCGCGCTCGATGCGCTCGCGCAGCAAGAGCTTCTACAAGCGTATCCTCCACGCGCTGCATAGGTTCGCGAGCCCTGAGCCTTTCATCGCACGGCTCACGCGCAAAATCCGCAGCGGCGCCCGCTTCCTGAACCTCATCCTGGCGGCGCCGATCGCCGACGCCATCCGCAGCGCCGAACCGCGCGCCATCGCCTGCGCCGACAGCTCCTAATCTTCGGACCGCCGGCTTCCAGCCGGCCCAGCACCGCCCAAACCGTGTGAAGCTCCGCTTCACGCGGCCAAACGTGCTGCGCGCTTCAATTTCTCGCCGCTTGCACCGCCCGTGACGCGGTTTGCGTGGCGCGCACCCGCGCCAGGATTTCCCGCTGCGCCCGATCGTTCAGATCGCTGTTGTAGGCGAATTGATTGAACGGCCCACGCACCGCGAACGGAAACACCAAGCCGCCACGCGGCGAACGCGGCGCGAGCCGCACGTCCAAGCGCCGCTGCGGCAGGTCGATCACGCCGATGCCCGGGATGCGCAGATCGGTCGTGTTGAAGCTCAAATTGTCCGAGCCCAACACGCCATCCGCGATCGCGAACGTGGCGGAGAAGCCTTGGAACGGCGTCCGCGCTTCGGGCGCTATCAATTCGCCGCGCAAAGCATTGCGGATCGTCGTCGCCACACCGCCGAGATCGACGCCGTGCAATGTGCCAGAGACGACTTCGAGATGCGTTTGGCCATCGACGCCCGCGATCAATTCGCTCTGCGTCGCGCCTTGCGTGACGAGGTTCAAGCTCAGTTCCGCGCGGCCCTCGATGCCGCCGAAATTTATCGCGTCGCTCAGGAAGCGCTGCGCGTCCAAGCCGGTGAAAGCCAAATCCTGCACGATACGCACACTTGGCTGACGCGCATCGATCTCAAACCGCCCGCGACCGGAGCCGCCATAGAGGCTCGTGTTGTGCAACGTCGCCGCCATGTAGCCGTCGTTCAGCACCAGGTTCAGCCGCGCACTATCGAGCCGCATGTGCTGAATGAGCACCGCGTGCGTCACCAATTCGAGGTCAGCATTCAGTATGTGCAGGCCAGACCAATTGATCGGCGTTTCGCTCGCTTCAGCTTGCACATCGAGCGCACGGGGTGCGGCTTCCACCGCAGCGATCTGCGCGTCCGGCGCGCTTTGCACCGCGTCCGGCATAGCAGCGGCGACTTCCACTTGCTCCACAGCCGGCGCCGGCGGCGCTTGGCCAGAGAGATATGGATTTAGATCAAAGTCAAAGAGCTCAAGGCGTCCGCTCAGATACGGCTTGTTGCGGAGAGAGGAGAGCACGAAATCGCCACGCCCGCGGATGAGATCAAGCGCAAAGCCCGCGTTCGAGAACGCATAACGCCCGCCGCCAATTTCCATGCGGCCCGACACAGCAAACGCCTCAAGCCCCACACCGCCTTGGATCGGCGATCCACCCCAAGCCGCCAGCTGCCGCAAGCTCGGTCCCGACGCGCGCACTAAGCCCGCAATCTCGCCCGAAGCCGCCAGGGTCTGGCCTTCGAAATGCATGTTCAGCAATTCGCTCTGCACATCGATGTTCAGCGGCATGCGCTCGCCGCGCGCCAACGCACCAGGCCGCCCCATCTCCAACGCAAGCTCAACTGGCTTGTCGGCGTAACGCACCGAACCGCTGACTTGCATCGGCTCTTCCATGCCGGCGAACGCGGTGGTCAGATCGACATCGCCAACAACCCAGCCCACACCACGGCGCGCATCGAAGAAGCTCGCTTCGCCATCGATGATACGAATTTCACGCAAGCGCGTTTGCGCTACATCGACGGGCGCGGGGGAAGGTGTCGTGGTCGGCGGCGGTGTGGTCGTGGGCGGCGGCGTTTGCCCCCCCGGCCGGCGCGGCGCGAGAATCCAATTCGGCCGCCCCTCGGCGCTCACTTCGAGCGCAATGTTCGGTCGCTGCAGCACGAGGCGGCTGACCACAACTTGGCGATCCAGAAGCGGCCGCAGCTCGACGCCGATATCGATCTCGTCAGCGGTGATGAAAGCGGGCGCGCGGCCGTCCTCCACATTGGCCAACGTCGTCTGCTCGGCCCGCAGGCCAAGCACTGGCCAGAAGCTCAAGCCGACATCGCCGGCAATCGTCAGGTCGCGCCCGGTTCCGTTCTCAACCGCCCG from Vitreimonas flagellata includes:
- a CDS encoding AsmA family protein → MSWKRWVLLIGGGLISAAILGAGVLAYLILRLDIRAEVERAVENGTGRDLTIAGDVGLSFWPVLGLRAEQTTLANVEDGRAPAFITADEIDIGVELRPLLDRQVVVSRLVLQRPNIALEVSAEGRPNWILAPRRPGGQTPPPTTTPPPTTTPSPAPVDVAQTRLREIRIIDGEASFFDARRGVGWVVGDVDLTTAFAGMEEPMQVSGSVRYADKPVELALEMGRPGALARGERMPLNIDVQSELLNMHFEGQTLAASGEIAGLVRASGPSLRQLAAWGGSPIQGGVGLEAFAVSGRMEIGGGRYAFSNAGFALDLIRGRGDFVLSSLRNKPYLSGRLELFDFDLNPYLSGQAPPAPAVEQVEVAAAMPDAVQSAPDAQIAAVEAAPRALDVQAEASETPINWSGLHILNADLELVTHAVLIQHMRLDSARLNLVLNDGYMAATLHNTSLYGGSGRGRFEIDARQPSVRIVQDLAFTGLDAQRFLSDAINFGGIEGRAELSLNLVTQGATQSELIAGVDGQTHLEVVSGTLHGVDLGGVATTIRNALRGELIAPEARTPFQGFSATFAIADGVLGSDNLSFNTTDLRIPGIGVIDLPQRRLDVRLAPRSPRGGLVFPFAVRGPFNQFAYNSDLNDRAQREILARVRATQTASRAVQAARN